From a single Miscanthus floridulus cultivar M001 chromosome 8, ASM1932011v1, whole genome shotgun sequence genomic region:
- the LOC136472474 gene encoding phosphoglucomutase, cytoplasmic 2-like isoform X1 codes for MVVTDKDLLDVDISVVGLTSFSGPDVPFDVDVFDSSVHYIKLMNYRHHFRTIFDFEAIKKLLASQKFTFCYDALHGVAGAYARHIFVEELGADESSLLNCVPKEDFGGGHPDPSLTYAKELVERMDLGKSSSNVEPPEFGAAADGDADRNMILGKRFFVAPSDSVAIIVANAVQSIPYFASGLKGVASCRSMPISAAFDVVAKNLNLKFFEVPTGRKFFGNLMDAGMCSICGEESFGTGSDHIREKDGIWAVLAWLSIIAFKNKDDLGGDKLVSVEDIVRQHWATYGCHYYTRYDYENVGAGAAKELMANLGSMQSSLSDVNKLIKEIRSDVSEVVVSDEFEYKDPVDGSVSKHQGIQYLFGDGSRLVFRLSGTGSVGATIRVYIEQYEKGSSKTGRDSQDALAPLVVALKLSKMQEYTGRSAPTVIT; via the exons ATGGTCGTCACTGATAAAG ACCTTCTAGAT GTTGATATTTCTGTTGTCGGTCTCACCAGCTTCAGTGGACCCGATGTCCCCTTTGATGTGGATGTCTTTGACTCTAGTGTACATTACATCAAGTTAATGAA TTACCGCCATCATTTCCGGACAATTTTTGACTTTGAAGCAATAAAAAAGCTGCTGGCTTCCCAAAAATTTACATTCTG TTATGATGCGCTCCATGGTGTTGCTGGAGCTTATGCCAGACACATCTTTGTGGAAGAGCTTGGTGCTGATGAAAGCTCGCTGTTGAATTGTGTCCCGAAA GAGGACTTTGGAGGTGGTCATCCGGATCCTAGCCTCACCTATGCAAAAGAGTTGGTTGAACGGATGGATCTTGGAAAGTCATCCTCAAATGTTGAGCCCCCTGAATTTGGCGCTGCAGCTGATGGAGATGCTGATCGCAACATGATTCTGGGTAAAAG ATTCTTTGTGGCACCATCGGACTCTGTTGCCATTATCGTGGCCAATGCTGTCCAATCAATTCCTTACTTTGCTTCTGGCCTCAAGGGAGTTGCCAG TTGCAGGAGCATGCCAATATCTGCTGCCTTTGATGTTGTTGCAAAGAATTTGAATCTCAAGTTCTTTGAG GTGCCTACTGGGCGGAAGTTTTTTGGGAATTTGATGGATGCTGGAATGTGCTCAATCTGTGGTGAAGAAAGCTTTGGCACTG GGTCTGACCACATTCGTGAGAAGGATGGCATCTGGGCtgtgcttgcatggctttctattATTGCTTTCAAGAATAAGGATGACCTTGGAGGAGATAAGCTTGTCAGTGTTGAAGATATTGTCCGTCAGCACTGGGCCACATATGGTTGCCATTATTACACACGCTATGACTATGAG AATGTTGGCGCGGGGGCTGCTAAGGAGCTTATGGCAAACCTAGGAAGCATGCAGTCATCACTTTCTGATGTCAACAA GCTGATCAAGGAGATCCGGTCTGATGTTTCTGAAGTAGTTGTATCTGACGAGTTTGAGTACAAGGATCCTGTTGATGGCTCTGTGTCCAAGCACCAGGGCATCCAATACCTCTTCGGAGATGGTTCACGGCTG GTGTTCCGCCTCTCTGGAACTGGTTCTGTTGGTGCCACCATCCGTGTCTACATCGAGCAGTACGAGAAGGGTTCCTCCAAGACCGGCAG
- the LOC136472474 gene encoding phosphoglucomutase, cytoplasmic 2-like isoform X3 produces MIQCQPAKYFLAVPFDSFSGPDVPFDVDVFDSSVHYIKLMNYRHHFRTIFDFEAIKKLLASQKFTFCYDALHGVAGAYARHIFVEELGADESSLLNCVPKEDFGGGHPDPSLTYAKELVERMDLGKSSSNVEPPEFGAAADGDADRNMILGKRFFVAPSDSVAIIVANAVQSIPYFASGLKGVASCRSMPISAAFDVVAKNLNLKFFEVPTGRKFFGNLMDAGMCSICGEESFGTGSDHIREKDGIWAVLAWLSIIAFKNKDDLGGDKLVSVEDIVRQHWATYGCHYYTRYDYENVGAGAAKELMANLGSMQSSLSDVNKLIKEIRSDVSEVVVSDEFEYKDPVDGSVSKHQGIQYLFGDGSRLVFRLSGTGSVGATIRVYIEQYEKGSSKTGRDSQDALAPLVVALKLSKMQEYTGRSAPTVIT; encoded by the exons ATGATTCAGTGCCAGCCTGCTAAGTATTTTCTCGCTGTTCCTTTTGACAG CTTCAGTGGACCCGATGTCCCCTTTGATGTGGATGTCTTTGACTCTAGTGTACATTACATCAAGTTAATGAA TTACCGCCATCATTTCCGGACAATTTTTGACTTTGAAGCAATAAAAAAGCTGCTGGCTTCCCAAAAATTTACATTCTG TTATGATGCGCTCCATGGTGTTGCTGGAGCTTATGCCAGACACATCTTTGTGGAAGAGCTTGGTGCTGATGAAAGCTCGCTGTTGAATTGTGTCCCGAAA GAGGACTTTGGAGGTGGTCATCCGGATCCTAGCCTCACCTATGCAAAAGAGTTGGTTGAACGGATGGATCTTGGAAAGTCATCCTCAAATGTTGAGCCCCCTGAATTTGGCGCTGCAGCTGATGGAGATGCTGATCGCAACATGATTCTGGGTAAAAG ATTCTTTGTGGCACCATCGGACTCTGTTGCCATTATCGTGGCCAATGCTGTCCAATCAATTCCTTACTTTGCTTCTGGCCTCAAGGGAGTTGCCAG TTGCAGGAGCATGCCAATATCTGCTGCCTTTGATGTTGTTGCAAAGAATTTGAATCTCAAGTTCTTTGAG GTGCCTACTGGGCGGAAGTTTTTTGGGAATTTGATGGATGCTGGAATGTGCTCAATCTGTGGTGAAGAAAGCTTTGGCACTG GGTCTGACCACATTCGTGAGAAGGATGGCATCTGGGCtgtgcttgcatggctttctattATTGCTTTCAAGAATAAGGATGACCTTGGAGGAGATAAGCTTGTCAGTGTTGAAGATATTGTCCGTCAGCACTGGGCCACATATGGTTGCCATTATTACACACGCTATGACTATGAG AATGTTGGCGCGGGGGCTGCTAAGGAGCTTATGGCAAACCTAGGAAGCATGCAGTCATCACTTTCTGATGTCAACAA GCTGATCAAGGAGATCCGGTCTGATGTTTCTGAAGTAGTTGTATCTGACGAGTTTGAGTACAAGGATCCTGTTGATGGCTCTGTGTCCAAGCACCAGGGCATCCAATACCTCTTCGGAGATGGTTCACGGCTG GTGTTCCGCCTCTCTGGAACTGGTTCTGTTGGTGCCACCATCCGTGTCTACATCGAGCAGTACGAGAAGGGTTCCTCCAAGACCGGCAG
- the LOC136472474 gene encoding phosphoglucomutase, cytoplasmic 2-like isoform X4, whose product MVVTDKDLLDVDISVVGLTSFSGPDVPFDVDVFDSSVHYIKLMNYDALHGVAGAYARHIFVEELGADESSLLNCVPKEDFGGGHPDPSLTYAKELVERMDLGKSSSNVEPPEFGAAADGDADRNMILGKRFFVAPSDSVAIIVANAVQSIPYFASGLKGVASCRSMPISAAFDVVAKNLNLKFFEVPTGRKFFGNLMDAGMCSICGEESFGTGSDHIREKDGIWAVLAWLSIIAFKNKDDLGGDKLVSVEDIVRQHWATYGCHYYTRYDYENVGAGAAKELMANLGSMQSSLSDVNKLIKEIRSDVSEVVVSDEFEYKDPVDGSVSKHQGIQYLFGDGSRLVFRLSGTGSVGATIRVYIEQYEKGSSKTGRDSQDALAPLVVALKLSKMQEYTGRSAPTVIT is encoded by the exons ATGGTCGTCACTGATAAAG ACCTTCTAGAT GTTGATATTTCTGTTGTCGGTCTCACCAGCTTCAGTGGACCCGATGTCCCCTTTGATGTGGATGTCTTTGACTCTAGTGTACATTACATCAAGTTAATGAA TTATGATGCGCTCCATGGTGTTGCTGGAGCTTATGCCAGACACATCTTTGTGGAAGAGCTTGGTGCTGATGAAAGCTCGCTGTTGAATTGTGTCCCGAAA GAGGACTTTGGAGGTGGTCATCCGGATCCTAGCCTCACCTATGCAAAAGAGTTGGTTGAACGGATGGATCTTGGAAAGTCATCCTCAAATGTTGAGCCCCCTGAATTTGGCGCTGCAGCTGATGGAGATGCTGATCGCAACATGATTCTGGGTAAAAG ATTCTTTGTGGCACCATCGGACTCTGTTGCCATTATCGTGGCCAATGCTGTCCAATCAATTCCTTACTTTGCTTCTGGCCTCAAGGGAGTTGCCAG TTGCAGGAGCATGCCAATATCTGCTGCCTTTGATGTTGTTGCAAAGAATTTGAATCTCAAGTTCTTTGAG GTGCCTACTGGGCGGAAGTTTTTTGGGAATTTGATGGATGCTGGAATGTGCTCAATCTGTGGTGAAGAAAGCTTTGGCACTG GGTCTGACCACATTCGTGAGAAGGATGGCATCTGGGCtgtgcttgcatggctttctattATTGCTTTCAAGAATAAGGATGACCTTGGAGGAGATAAGCTTGTCAGTGTTGAAGATATTGTCCGTCAGCACTGGGCCACATATGGTTGCCATTATTACACACGCTATGACTATGAG AATGTTGGCGCGGGGGCTGCTAAGGAGCTTATGGCAAACCTAGGAAGCATGCAGTCATCACTTTCTGATGTCAACAA GCTGATCAAGGAGATCCGGTCTGATGTTTCTGAAGTAGTTGTATCTGACGAGTTTGAGTACAAGGATCCTGTTGATGGCTCTGTGTCCAAGCACCAGGGCATCCAATACCTCTTCGGAGATGGTTCACGGCTG GTGTTCCGCCTCTCTGGAACTGGTTCTGTTGGTGCCACCATCCGTGTCTACATCGAGCAGTACGAGAAGGGTTCCTCCAAGACCGGCAG
- the LOC136472474 gene encoding phosphoglucomutase, cytoplasmic 2-like isoform X5, protein MVVTDKDLLDVDISVVGLTSFSGPDVPFDVDVFDSSVHYIKLMNYRHHFRTIFDFEAIKKLLASQKFTFCYDALHGVAGAYARHIFVEELGADESSLLNCVPKEDFGGGHPDPSLTYAKELVERMDLGKSSSNVEPPEFGAAADGDADRNMILGKSCRSMPISAAFDVVAKNLNLKFFEVPTGRKFFGNLMDAGMCSICGEESFGTGSDHIREKDGIWAVLAWLSIIAFKNKDDLGGDKLVSVEDIVRQHWATYGCHYYTRYDYENVGAGAAKELMANLGSMQSSLSDVNKLIKEIRSDVSEVVVSDEFEYKDPVDGSVSKHQGIQYLFGDGSRLVFRLSGTGSVGATIRVYIEQYEKGSSKTGRDSQDALAPLVVALKLSKMQEYTGRSAPTVIT, encoded by the exons ATGGTCGTCACTGATAAAG ACCTTCTAGAT GTTGATATTTCTGTTGTCGGTCTCACCAGCTTCAGTGGACCCGATGTCCCCTTTGATGTGGATGTCTTTGACTCTAGTGTACATTACATCAAGTTAATGAA TTACCGCCATCATTTCCGGACAATTTTTGACTTTGAAGCAATAAAAAAGCTGCTGGCTTCCCAAAAATTTACATTCTG TTATGATGCGCTCCATGGTGTTGCTGGAGCTTATGCCAGACACATCTTTGTGGAAGAGCTTGGTGCTGATGAAAGCTCGCTGTTGAATTGTGTCCCGAAA GAGGACTTTGGAGGTGGTCATCCGGATCCTAGCCTCACCTATGCAAAAGAGTTGGTTGAACGGATGGATCTTGGAAAGTCATCCTCAAATGTTGAGCCCCCTGAATTTGGCGCTGCAGCTGATGGAGATGCTGATCGCAACATGATTCTGGGTAAAAG TTGCAGGAGCATGCCAATATCTGCTGCCTTTGATGTTGTTGCAAAGAATTTGAATCTCAAGTTCTTTGAG GTGCCTACTGGGCGGAAGTTTTTTGGGAATTTGATGGATGCTGGAATGTGCTCAATCTGTGGTGAAGAAAGCTTTGGCACTG GGTCTGACCACATTCGTGAGAAGGATGGCATCTGGGCtgtgcttgcatggctttctattATTGCTTTCAAGAATAAGGATGACCTTGGAGGAGATAAGCTTGTCAGTGTTGAAGATATTGTCCGTCAGCACTGGGCCACATATGGTTGCCATTATTACACACGCTATGACTATGAG AATGTTGGCGCGGGGGCTGCTAAGGAGCTTATGGCAAACCTAGGAAGCATGCAGTCATCACTTTCTGATGTCAACAA GCTGATCAAGGAGATCCGGTCTGATGTTTCTGAAGTAGTTGTATCTGACGAGTTTGAGTACAAGGATCCTGTTGATGGCTCTGTGTCCAAGCACCAGGGCATCCAATACCTCTTCGGAGATGGTTCACGGCTG GTGTTCCGCCTCTCTGGAACTGGTTCTGTTGGTGCCACCATCCGTGTCTACATCGAGCAGTACGAGAAGGGTTCCTCCAAGACCGGCAG
- the LOC136472474 gene encoding phosphoglucomutase, cytoplasmic 2-like isoform X6 — protein sequence MNYRHHFRTIFDFEAIKKLLASQKFTFCYDALHGVAGAYARHIFVEELGADESSLLNCVPKEDFGGGHPDPSLTYAKELVERMDLGKSSSNVEPPEFGAAADGDADRNMILGKRFFVAPSDSVAIIVANAVQSIPYFASGLKGVASCRSMPISAAFDVVAKNLNLKFFEVPTGRKFFGNLMDAGMCSICGEESFGTGSDHIREKDGIWAVLAWLSIIAFKNKDDLGGDKLVSVEDIVRQHWATYGCHYYTRYDYENVGAGAAKELMANLGSMQSSLSDVNKLIKEIRSDVSEVVVSDEFEYKDPVDGSVSKHQGIQYLFGDGSRLVFRLSGTGSVGATIRVYIEQYEKGSSKTGRDSQDALAPLVVALKLSKMQEYTGRSAPTVIT from the exons ATGAA TTACCGCCATCATTTCCGGACAATTTTTGACTTTGAAGCAATAAAAAAGCTGCTGGCTTCCCAAAAATTTACATTCTG TTATGATGCGCTCCATGGTGTTGCTGGAGCTTATGCCAGACACATCTTTGTGGAAGAGCTTGGTGCTGATGAAAGCTCGCTGTTGAATTGTGTCCCGAAA GAGGACTTTGGAGGTGGTCATCCGGATCCTAGCCTCACCTATGCAAAAGAGTTGGTTGAACGGATGGATCTTGGAAAGTCATCCTCAAATGTTGAGCCCCCTGAATTTGGCGCTGCAGCTGATGGAGATGCTGATCGCAACATGATTCTGGGTAAAAG ATTCTTTGTGGCACCATCGGACTCTGTTGCCATTATCGTGGCCAATGCTGTCCAATCAATTCCTTACTTTGCTTCTGGCCTCAAGGGAGTTGCCAG TTGCAGGAGCATGCCAATATCTGCTGCCTTTGATGTTGTTGCAAAGAATTTGAATCTCAAGTTCTTTGAG GTGCCTACTGGGCGGAAGTTTTTTGGGAATTTGATGGATGCTGGAATGTGCTCAATCTGTGGTGAAGAAAGCTTTGGCACTG GGTCTGACCACATTCGTGAGAAGGATGGCATCTGGGCtgtgcttgcatggctttctattATTGCTTTCAAGAATAAGGATGACCTTGGAGGAGATAAGCTTGTCAGTGTTGAAGATATTGTCCGTCAGCACTGGGCCACATATGGTTGCCATTATTACACACGCTATGACTATGAG AATGTTGGCGCGGGGGCTGCTAAGGAGCTTATGGCAAACCTAGGAAGCATGCAGTCATCACTTTCTGATGTCAACAA GCTGATCAAGGAGATCCGGTCTGATGTTTCTGAAGTAGTTGTATCTGACGAGTTTGAGTACAAGGATCCTGTTGATGGCTCTGTGTCCAAGCACCAGGGCATCCAATACCTCTTCGGAGATGGTTCACGGCTG GTGTTCCGCCTCTCTGGAACTGGTTCTGTTGGTGCCACCATCCGTGTCTACATCGAGCAGTACGAGAAGGGTTCCTCCAAGACCGGCAG
- the LOC136472474 gene encoding phosphoglucomutase, cytoplasmic 2-like isoform X2 — MVVTDKDLLDVDISVVGLTSFSGPDVPFDVDVFDSSVHYIKLMNYRHHFRTIFDFEAIKKLLASQKFTFCYDALHGVAGAYARHIFVEELGADESSLLNCVPKEDFGGGHPDPSLTYAKELVERMDLGKSSSNVEPPEFGAAADGDADRNMILGKRFFVAPSDSVAIIVANAVQSIPYFASGLKGVARSMPISAAFDVVAKNLNLKFFEVPTGRKFFGNLMDAGMCSICGEESFGTGSDHIREKDGIWAVLAWLSIIAFKNKDDLGGDKLVSVEDIVRQHWATYGCHYYTRYDYENVGAGAAKELMANLGSMQSSLSDVNKLIKEIRSDVSEVVVSDEFEYKDPVDGSVSKHQGIQYLFGDGSRLVFRLSGTGSVGATIRVYIEQYEKGSSKTGRDSQDALAPLVVALKLSKMQEYTGRSAPTVIT, encoded by the exons ATGGTCGTCACTGATAAAG ACCTTCTAGAT GTTGATATTTCTGTTGTCGGTCTCACCAGCTTCAGTGGACCCGATGTCCCCTTTGATGTGGATGTCTTTGACTCTAGTGTACATTACATCAAGTTAATGAA TTACCGCCATCATTTCCGGACAATTTTTGACTTTGAAGCAATAAAAAAGCTGCTGGCTTCCCAAAAATTTACATTCTG TTATGATGCGCTCCATGGTGTTGCTGGAGCTTATGCCAGACACATCTTTGTGGAAGAGCTTGGTGCTGATGAAAGCTCGCTGTTGAATTGTGTCCCGAAA GAGGACTTTGGAGGTGGTCATCCGGATCCTAGCCTCACCTATGCAAAAGAGTTGGTTGAACGGATGGATCTTGGAAAGTCATCCTCAAATGTTGAGCCCCCTGAATTTGGCGCTGCAGCTGATGGAGATGCTGATCGCAACATGATTCTGGGTAAAAG ATTCTTTGTGGCACCATCGGACTCTGTTGCCATTATCGTGGCCAATGCTGTCCAATCAATTCCTTACTTTGCTTCTGGCCTCAAGGGAGTTGCCAG GAGCATGCCAATATCTGCTGCCTTTGATGTTGTTGCAAAGAATTTGAATCTCAAGTTCTTTGAG GTGCCTACTGGGCGGAAGTTTTTTGGGAATTTGATGGATGCTGGAATGTGCTCAATCTGTGGTGAAGAAAGCTTTGGCACTG GGTCTGACCACATTCGTGAGAAGGATGGCATCTGGGCtgtgcttgcatggctttctattATTGCTTTCAAGAATAAGGATGACCTTGGAGGAGATAAGCTTGTCAGTGTTGAAGATATTGTCCGTCAGCACTGGGCCACATATGGTTGCCATTATTACACACGCTATGACTATGAG AATGTTGGCGCGGGGGCTGCTAAGGAGCTTATGGCAAACCTAGGAAGCATGCAGTCATCACTTTCTGATGTCAACAA GCTGATCAAGGAGATCCGGTCTGATGTTTCTGAAGTAGTTGTATCTGACGAGTTTGAGTACAAGGATCCTGTTGATGGCTCTGTGTCCAAGCACCAGGGCATCCAATACCTCTTCGGAGATGGTTCACGGCTG GTGTTCCGCCTCTCTGGAACTGGTTCTGTTGGTGCCACCATCCGTGTCTACATCGAGCAGTACGAGAAGGGTTCCTCCAAGACCGGCAG